In the Methanomassiliicoccales archaeon genome, one interval contains:
- the hsp20 gene encoding archaeal heat shock protein Hsp20, translating to MVRDKKKKDWDDFFGDFDDEFEEMRRRIERIMEKFFSGDLHFDREPMIYGFSMRIGPDGKPRIQEFGNTIRQREEAAKREPLTDIIEEADKVRIIVELPGVEKEDIKLNATEDSLEIEVDNPDRKFEKRIDLPCEVDPDSAKATYKNGVLEIHLKRARVKEKGKEIRIE from the coding sequence ATGGTAAGGGACAAGAAAAAGAAGGACTGGGACGACTTCTTTGGCGACTTCGATGATGAATTCGAAGAAATGCGACGCAGAATCGAAAGAATCATGGAGAAGTTCTTCAGCGGGGATCTGCACTTCGATAGAGAACCGATGATCTACGGCTTCTCCATGCGCATCGGACCTGACGGCAAACCGCGGATCCAGGAATTTGGCAATACGATCAGGCAGAGGGAAGAGGCTGCGAAGCGAGAACCTCTTACAGACATCATTGAAGAGGCAGATAAAGTGCGCATCATAGTTGAACTACCGGGCGTTGAGAAGGAGGATATCAAACTCAATGCAACAGAGGATTCTCTAGAAATTGAAGTCGATAACCCCGATAGGAAGTTCGAGAAGCGCATAGATCTACCATGCGAAGTCGATCCCGATAGCGCCAAGGCGACCTACAAGAATGGAGTCCTCGAGATCCACCTCAAGAGGGCTCGTGTGAAGGAAAAGGGCAAGGAAATAAGAATTGAATAA
- a CDS encoding transcriptional regulator, with protein sequence MQRDELVEGIRHILAKAGFYVSKPINMKSISFDIVARRDQLLLIIKVLTNVDAFSKDNAEEIKVLAEALQAAPILIGEKSGSRDIEAGIVYSRFGVPIISPETLSDYLLEGVPPFIFAAPGGLYVRLDSDLLRSIREKKNISLGTLAEVAGVSRRTIKMYESGMGAMIDVALRLEEYLGEFLVMPLDPFKYTPDTSERLTNLSDMDDLSREVFALLGRLGYSVLPTARCPFEALTKDNRTLIITGVGKDETKLVEKACIVGDISKITERKSVIFLRHSRSKQNIGGAAIIGKDELKKLDESQELFEMVIARCGAHEKH encoded by the coding sequence GTGCAGAGAGACGAACTCGTTGAAGGGATTCGACATATTCTAGCAAAAGCAGGTTTCTACGTCTCAAAACCCATCAACATGAAAAGCATCAGTTTTGACATAGTTGCAAGAAGAGATCAACTATTGTTGATTATCAAAGTTCTCACAAACGTCGATGCGTTCTCAAAGGACAACGCCGAGGAAATAAAAGTGCTTGCAGAAGCACTGCAAGCGGCGCCTATCCTTATTGGCGAAAAATCTGGTTCTAGAGATATCGAGGCGGGTATTGTATACTCGCGCTTCGGTGTGCCGATCATATCTCCCGAAACACTTTCAGATTACCTGCTTGAAGGCGTGCCTCCGTTCATTTTCGCGGCGCCAGGTGGTCTATATGTGCGCCTCGATAGTGATTTGCTCAGATCAATCCGCGAAAAGAAAAACATAAGTCTCGGCACCCTAGCGGAAGTTGCTGGTGTATCGAGAAGAACAATAAAGATGTACGAATCTGGGATGGGAGCAATGATCGATGTAGCACTCAGGCTTGAGGAGTATCTTGGTGAGTTTCTCGTCATGCCGCTCGATCCTTTTAAGTACACTCCTGACACTTCTGAAAGATTAACCAATCTGAGCGATATGGATGATTTGAGCAGAGAAGTCTTCGCACTATTAGGGAGACTCGGCTATTCTGTTCTTCCCACTGCAAGGTGTCCTTTTGAAGCACTTACTAAAGACAACCGTACCCTGATCATCACAGGTGTAGGAAAGGATGAGACAAAACTCGTAGAGAAGGCCTGTATCGTCGGCGATATTTCAAAGATCACCGAGAGAAAATCAGTGATTTTTCTGAGACACTCCAGATCCAAACAGAATATAGGAGGTGCGGCGATTATCGGCAAGGACGAATTGAAGAAGTTGGACGAATCGCAGGAGCTATTCGAAATGGTCATTGCGCGTTGTGGGGCGCATGAAAAGCATTGA
- the cobO gene encoding cob(I)yrinic acid a,c-diamide adenosyltransferase: MAIGLIIIYTGDGKGKTTAALGLALRALGHGKSVCIVQFMKGLGMTGEVKALSCFEKASIRQFGTGTFIMKGKHTKEDVEEARKGLDFAAQVIASKLYNVVILDEICIAIDFGLISLEDVLEILMSKDRETDIVLTGRNAPTALIDLADLVTEMKCVKHPYDLGIGAKEGIDY; this comes from the coding sequence ATGGCAATAGGGCTTATCATCATTTATACTGGAGACGGCAAGGGAAAGACAACAGCAGCATTGGGTCTCGCATTGAGAGCTCTCGGCCATGGCAAAAGTGTTTGCATCGTGCAATTCATGAAGGGTTTGGGAATGACCGGCGAGGTGAAGGCGCTTAGTTGCTTTGAGAAAGCGTCGATCAGGCAGTTTGGAACTGGAACTTTTATCATGAAGGGAAAACATACGAAAGAAGATGTAGAGGAAGCTCGCAAGGGACTGGATTTTGCAGCCCAGGTGATCGCCTCGAAGTTGTATAACGTCGTAATTCTAGATGAAATATGTATCGCCATAGATTTCGGTCTCATCAGTCTCGAAGACGTTCTTGAAATCTTGATGAGTAAAGATCGAGAAACCGACATAGTTCTTACGGGCAGAAACGCACCCACGGCACTGATTGACTTGGCAGACCTTGTAACGGAGATGAAGTGCGTAAAACATCCCTATGATTTAGGCATCGGAGCAAAGGAAGGCATAGACTACTGA
- the cyaB gene encoding class IV adenylate cyclase, whose protein sequence is MLEIEMKAYCDDLETVAKRLMTMGAVKCGSMNQVDTYFVHPSRNFADTDEALRVRVEDGKCTLTYKGPKLDFTTKTREEIEVVISDCKLLVELLVRLGFRPLREVIKERTVFSKDSLTICLDRVEGLGDFVEIEYSGTNLDKGKEEISSMMNELNLRRNERRSYLELLLLADSLRK, encoded by the coding sequence ATGCTGGAAATTGAGATGAAGGCATACTGTGATGATTTGGAAACAGTGGCAAAGCGTCTTATGACCATGGGGGCGGTCAAGTGCGGATCAATGAACCAAGTAGATACGTATTTTGTTCATCCGAGTCGGAATTTTGCGGATACGGATGAGGCGCTTCGCGTCAGAGTGGAGGATGGTAAATGCACACTCACCTACAAAGGTCCAAAACTGGATTTTACAACAAAAACACGCGAAGAGATTGAAGTGGTAATTTCAGACTGCAAATTGCTTGTTGAATTGCTGGTAAGACTTGGATTCAGACCATTAAGGGAAGTCATTAAAGAGAGGACGGTCTTCAGTAAAGACTCGCTCACCATCTGCTTAGATCGCGTGGAAGGGTTGGGCGATTTCGTCGAAATCGAATATTCTGGCACTAACCTGGATAAAGGCAAAGAAGAAATCTCGTCGATGATGAATGAACTCAACTTGCGGAGAAATGAGCGAAGGTCCTATTTGGAATTGCTACTCTTAGCTGATTCCTTAAGAAAATAA
- a CDS encoding CPBP family glutamic-type intramembrane protease produces MATEEASPSPQHHFRYCPRCGRPVVKDANFCAFCGQPFNIQVEIPVIAPPSVEPFLVTFKQIIRGIGTYVILSLIAVTILNILILIWSVNIVIPETPYYHTTLFIIVPWIINIVELSGISFAVYHILLIVAIVSSFIFLMIKSWRIFIRELSVERKIENHSAIYTVGTIFFAVLFFNIVYYLILDAFGITPTTPDTVDKELWKLLYSFANASVWEEIVSRMLLIGMPLLFVDFFRRKRQKLRRYFLGGHFSLGKAEITFLLISSAFFSVAHIFSWDAYKLLPTFMAGLALGYLFLKEGIYAAIMLHFMVDYLSIPTMVFEGIPSQIIMGLFILVWVVIGFIYFVNYASKALGAILGRKVWPDSIDVRAGRDAGKKAMYLRDNAEGSESDRVATLDMYGAGYFKIVCPYCGAAEARYRDGRFECMRCGRYFI; encoded by the coding sequence GTGGCAACTGAAGAAGCCTCACCTTCTCCTCAGCATCATTTTCGATATTGTCCGCGATGTGGACGGCCTGTCGTAAAGGATGCAAATTTTTGCGCATTCTGCGGGCAACCATTTAACATCCAGGTGGAGATCCCAGTAATAGCCCCTCCAAGCGTTGAACCATTCCTGGTCACATTTAAGCAAATCATACGGGGAATAGGAACTTATGTGATACTCAGTCTCATTGCTGTGACAATTTTGAACATTCTCATACTCATCTGGAGTGTTAATATCGTGATCCCTGAGACGCCATATTATCACACTACACTATTTATCATAGTACCATGGATCATTAATATCGTAGAACTCAGTGGGATTTCATTTGCTGTTTACCATATTCTTCTCATTGTGGCGATCGTGAGCTCTTTCATATTCTTAATGATCAAAAGCTGGCGCATATTCATCAGGGAACTGTCTGTAGAGCGAAAAATTGAAAACCACAGCGCGATATACACAGTAGGGACGATTTTCTTCGCAGTTCTCTTTTTTAACATAGTATATTATTTGATCCTTGATGCGTTTGGTATCACGCCAACGACGCCAGATACGGTCGATAAGGAGCTCTGGAAGCTTCTTTACAGTTTTGCCAACGCTTCTGTATGGGAAGAAATTGTAAGCAGAATGCTCCTCATCGGCATGCCCCTTCTTTTTGTAGATTTCTTTAGAAGAAAGCGACAGAAATTAAGACGATATTTCCTCGGAGGACATTTCTCTTTGGGCAAGGCCGAGATCACTTTTTTATTGATTTCGAGCGCGTTCTTCAGCGTTGCACATATCTTCTCCTGGGACGCTTACAAACTCCTTCCAACATTTATGGCAGGACTGGCGCTCGGCTATCTCTTTCTCAAAGAAGGTATCTACGCCGCAATCATGCTCCACTTCATGGTCGATTACTTGTCGATACCGACTATGGTTTTCGAAGGCATTCCCTCTCAGATAATTATGGGGCTTTTTATTCTCGTTTGGGTTGTAATTGGATTCATCTATTTTGTTAACTACGCTTCGAAAGCGCTCGGCGCTATCTTGGGAAGGAAGGTATGGCCTGATTCCATCGACGTCCGTGCAGGGAGGGATGCTGGCAAGAAGGCAATGTACCTGCGAGACAATGCTGAAGGGAGCGAAAGCGACCGCGTTGCCACATTAGACATGTACGGAGCTGGTTACTTCAAAATTGTCTGTCCTTACTGCGGGGCTGCAGAGGCGAGATACCGCGATGGAAGATTTGAATGTATGAGATGTGGAAGGTACTTCATCTAG
- a CDS encoding sugar phosphate isomerase/epimerase family protein, with protein sequence MIAVSSPVFSMLDFEMALGFVSQKFDAWEIIGEGRHFLPSIEKQFLEVAPSYPLQFSAHAPLSDVNIGSLNPRLREAAVREIIDGLKSANRMNFDVYTIHPGFWSPIGLLDKEGVYEAVHKSLSEIEKASMDTGVRVALENMPNMQISMGRTPDDLMRMLDGFEIDICFDVGHAHTCQSIDEFCKLTSRFVNVHVHDNRGEYDEHLPIGSGTIDFRRVLKLLTGYKGRLVIEARSMPDAEISKERLEKLLAEAR encoded by the coding sequence ATGATAGCCGTTTCATCGCCCGTATTTTCCATGCTTGATTTTGAAATGGCGTTGGGGTTTGTGAGCCAGAAATTCGATGCATGGGAAATTATTGGAGAGGGGCGCCACTTCCTCCCCAGCATCGAAAAGCAGTTTTTGGAAGTTGCACCTTCATATCCGCTGCAATTTTCAGCCCACGCCCCTTTGAGTGACGTCAATATCGGAAGCTTGAATCCCCGATTGCGAGAGGCAGCGGTGAGGGAGATAATCGATGGATTAAAGTCAGCGAACCGCATGAATTTTGACGTATATACAATTCACCCTGGATTCTGGTCCCCTATAGGACTTCTCGACAAAGAGGGCGTATACGAAGCAGTTCACAAATCATTGTCAGAGATTGAGAAGGCGTCAATGGATACCGGTGTAAGGGTTGCGCTCGAGAACATGCCTAATATGCAGATCAGCATGGGAAGAACACCGGATGATTTGATGAGGATGCTTGATGGTTTTGAAATCGATATTTGTTTTGACGTAGGTCATGCTCATACCTGTCAATCAATTGATGAGTTTTGTAAGCTTACTAGCCGCTTCGTCAACGTGCATGTGCATGACAATCGCGGTGAATATGATGAACATCTCCCAATCGGCTCTGGAACGATCGATTTTAGGAGGGTGCTTAAATTACTTACTGGTTATAAGGGGAGATTGGTCATAGAGGCACGGAGCATGCCTGATGCCGAAATTTCAAAGGAACGATTGGAGAAGCTATTGGCTGAAGCTAGATGA
- a CDS encoding RNA-binding domain-containing protein: MPLITARVKCFPTEDPEKVKKAILNIFPESIIDESENGFVATANSCERLAELVRNMKILDSARAVLLRGKRNNSVKIRINKQVAFVGKLSFIEDRDPPLGSIEVVIEDERIDEIIDKIAPSTTGDEVNS; this comes from the coding sequence ATGCCTCTAATCACAGCGCGTGTCAAATGCTTTCCAACGGAAGATCCAGAAAAGGTGAAAAAGGCCATTCTGAACATTTTTCCAGAGAGCATCATCGATGAATCTGAGAACGGGTTCGTTGCTACAGCAAATTCATGCGAAAGACTTGCCGAGCTTGTCAGAAATATGAAGATACTAGACTCAGCGAGGGCCGTTTTGCTTCGGGGGAAGCGCAACAATTCGGTCAAGATCAGGATCAATAAGCAGGTTGCATTCGTTGGCAAGCTTAGCTTCATCGAGGATCGTGACCCGCCGCTAGGCTCCATTGAAGTTGTGATTGAGGACGAACGCATCGATGAAATCATTGATAAGATTGCGCCCAGCACAACTGGTGACGAGGTGAATTCATGA
- a CDS encoding DNA-directed DNA polymerase II small subunit — protein sequence MRERVLEILAGNGVLLEPSALDFVLSKEDPIAFIKSAISSMKQHPLIVTKEDILELVRTAEILESPDEIPEQKITVSRSEGSSGGITSTVGDVRILKDITGNSTCEGNISDFARYFLDRFNAIKRMLIHRRELAGVLSISKALKFDREVRIIGMVNEVRSTKMGHKIIEIEDDEERCLVLIPKDSPLISESVIADEVIGVVGRPNKKGEMIVAQEIIRPDVPLKTRFEKNDSSSMVAFASDVHVGSKTFLRKQWDAMVSWLKHEGVQSGVSYLVIPGDCVDGIGVFPDQEEELAIDDIFKQYEALSDLMKELPDEVTVIMQPGNHDAVRLAEPQPAFPKEIRDLFDSKIIMVGNPCFVEVEGRIILSYHGRSIDDFVGNIQSLTYANPIEAMREMLRRRHLAPIYGGKTPIAPEKKDFLVIDPVPDIFVTGHVHGAGVSDYRGIRIINASTWQAQTTYQRMHNFNPDPAKLPIVHLGTGRCFVRNFN from the coding sequence ATGAGAGAGCGTGTGCTTGAAATTCTAGCAGGGAATGGCGTACTGCTCGAGCCTAGTGCTTTGGATTTCGTCCTTTCAAAAGAGGATCCAATCGCATTTATCAAGTCAGCCATTTCATCCATGAAGCAGCATCCTTTGATTGTGACCAAAGAAGACATACTAGAATTAGTGAGAACGGCCGAAATTCTGGAATCTCCCGATGAAATTCCTGAGCAGAAGATTACGGTTTCTCGATCGGAAGGGTCTTCAGGGGGTATCACCTCAACGGTCGGCGACGTGCGAATTCTGAAGGATATAACGGGCAATTCGACGTGCGAGGGTAATATCTCGGACTTTGCGCGTTATTTTCTTGATCGTTTCAACGCGATAAAGCGGATGCTTATTCATAGAAGAGAATTAGCGGGAGTTCTCTCGATCTCAAAGGCCCTCAAGTTCGACCGTGAAGTTAGAATCATTGGCATGGTGAACGAGGTCAGGTCTACAAAAATGGGACACAAGATCATTGAGATTGAAGATGATGAAGAGCGCTGTCTTGTCCTCATCCCTAAGGATTCTCCACTGATCAGCGAATCCGTAATTGCGGATGAAGTGATTGGTGTTGTTGGAAGACCTAACAAGAAAGGAGAGATGATTGTTGCTCAAGAAATCATCCGACCCGATGTCCCCCTCAAAACCAGATTTGAGAAAAACGATTCAAGTTCGATGGTCGCCTTTGCGTCTGATGTCCATGTAGGAAGCAAAACTTTCCTCAGGAAACAATGGGATGCGATGGTGTCCTGGCTCAAACACGAAGGTGTTCAATCTGGTGTCAGCTACTTGGTTATACCTGGCGATTGCGTTGACGGGATAGGTGTCTTCCCAGATCAAGAGGAGGAGCTTGCTATTGATGATATTTTCAAGCAATATGAAGCGCTGAGCGATCTCATGAAAGAGCTTCCTGATGAGGTAACTGTTATCATGCAACCAGGCAATCACGACGCTGTGCGTCTTGCGGAGCCTCAACCAGCATTTCCGAAGGAGATCAGGGACCTCTTTGATTCAAAAATCATCATGGTAGGCAACCCTTGCTTCGTAGAAGTAGAAGGAAGGATCATTCTTTCGTATCACGGCAGGAGCATTGATGACTTTGTTGGAAATATCCAGAGTTTAACTTACGCAAATCCCATTGAAGCAATGAGAGAGATGCTGCGACGGAGGCATCTAGCACCGATATATGGCGGAAAAACTCCCATCGCCCCAGAAAAAAAGGATTTTCTTGTGATCGACCCCGTGCCAGATATTTTCGTCACTGGGCATGTGCACGGAGCTGGGGTGTCTGATTATAGGGGGATTAGGATCATCAATGCGTCGACTTGGCAGGCACAAACAACCTACCAGCGTATGCACAATTTCAATCCTGACCCGGCCAAATTGCCAATCGTGCATCTCGGGACTGGAAGATGTTTTGTAAGAAATTTCAATTGA
- a CDS encoding V-type ATP synthase subunit D, whose product MARRELNPTRSELLEIKKKIKLTEAGYKILKMKRDGLILEFFKILEEAKNVRAEIVRDYERAMQKIAIAKAVEGVIAVKSAAFALKAHPEVKVKSKNIMGLVVPEIETTTIKTTTEKRGYGVIGTSPFIDEAAAAYEELLETIVRAAQIETTMKRLLDEIEKTKRRVNALEYKVIPELKEAEEFIEFRLEEMERENIFRLKRIKQKAEATV is encoded by the coding sequence ATGGCTAGGCGTGAGTTGAACCCGACGCGCTCTGAACTTCTTGAGATCAAGAAAAAAATCAAGCTGACTGAGGCCGGCTATAAGATTCTCAAAATGAAACGCGACGGCCTCATACTTGAGTTTTTCAAGATTCTCGAAGAAGCGAAGAATGTAAGGGCAGAGATCGTGCGTGATTATGAAAGGGCGATGCAGAAGATCGCCATCGCAAAGGCTGTCGAGGGGGTAATCGCGGTCAAATCGGCTGCGTTTGCTCTGAAGGCTCATCCTGAAGTCAAGGTAAAGAGCAAGAACATCATGGGTCTGGTCGTGCCTGAAATCGAGACAACAACCATCAAGACGACAACAGAAAAAAGAGGATATGGAGTCATCGGGACCTCGCCTTTCATTGATGAAGCAGCTGCGGCCTATGAAGAGCTCTTAGAAACGATCGTCAGGGCTGCGCAGATTGAGACGACAATGAAGCGCCTCCTAGACGAGATAGAAAAGACGAAGAGGAGGGTAAACGCCCTTGAATACAAGGTTATTCCAGAGCTTAAAGAAGCCGAGGAATTCATTGAGTTCAGGCTCGAAGAGATGGAAAGGGAAAACATTTTCCGCCTCAAACGCATCAAGCAGAAGGCGGAGGCAACGGTGTGA
- a CDS encoding ATP synthase subunit B: MISKEYRTISQIAGPLVFVEKTEPVGYGELVAVSLPDGNTKRGQVLDTSHDTVVIQIFEGTSGIEKSSGVRFLGETMKMPVSQDMLGRILSGSGEPLDGGPPIVPEDRLDIVGAAINPWARDEPKEFIQTGISAIDGMNTLVRGQKLPIFSGSGLPHNDIALQIARQAKVLGKEEEFAVVFAAMGITSEEAQYFMSDFEKTGALKRAVVFMNLADDPAIERIITPRLALTTAEYLAFQLDMHVLVILTDITNYCEALRQIGAAREEVPGRRGYPGYMYTDLATLYERAGRIKGKKGSITQIPILSMPGDDITHPIADLTGYITEGQIVAARDLHRAGIYPPINVGASLSRLMNAGIGAGLTREDHKAVSDQCYAAYAEGRDLRGLVAIVGKDSLSERDKKFLEFADLFERRFVRQGKEEDRDIETTLEIAWELLATLPESQLTRIDRKYIEKYHPAHRKSE; this comes from the coding sequence ATGATCTCAAAAGAATATCGGACAATTTCTCAGATAGCCGGCCCACTGGTGTTTGTCGAGAAAACGGAGCCAGTTGGATATGGAGAACTCGTCGCTGTTTCGCTTCCAGATGGAAACACAAAGCGAGGGCAAGTACTTGATACTTCTCACGATACTGTGGTAATCCAGATTTTTGAGGGAACTTCGGGTATAGAAAAGTCTTCGGGTGTGCGTTTTCTTGGCGAAACGATGAAGATGCCAGTCTCGCAAGATATGCTCGGTCGAATCCTTTCTGGTTCCGGTGAACCGCTTGACGGTGGGCCGCCGATTGTGCCTGAGGATCGCCTAGATATCGTCGGTGCTGCTATTAATCCGTGGGCAAGAGATGAACCAAAGGAGTTTATTCAAACTGGCATCTCAGCGATTGATGGGATGAACACCCTTGTCAGGGGCCAGAAACTTCCCATATTCTCGGGAAGCGGTCTGCCTCATAACGACATAGCGCTTCAAATCGCTAGACAGGCGAAGGTGTTAGGAAAAGAAGAGGAATTTGCTGTGGTCTTCGCCGCTATGGGCATTACGAGCGAAGAAGCGCAGTATTTCATGTCTGACTTCGAAAAAACGGGAGCGCTGAAGAGGGCCGTTGTGTTCATGAACTTAGCTGATGACCCTGCTATTGAGAGAATTATCACGCCGAGACTCGCGCTCACCACGGCCGAATATCTTGCATTTCAGCTCGACATGCACGTGCTCGTCATTCTTACGGACATCACAAACTACTGCGAAGCGCTCAGACAGATCGGCGCGGCTAGAGAAGAAGTGCCAGGTAGAAGGGGATACCCTGGGTACATGTACACAGATTTGGCAACGCTTTATGAAAGGGCTGGTAGAATCAAAGGGAAAAAAGGATCCATTACGCAGATCCCGATTCTTTCCATGCCAGGCGATGACATCACTCACCCAATTGCCGATCTGACGGGATATATCACTGAAGGTCAAATAGTTGCTGCCAGGGACCTCCATCGAGCAGGCATTTATCCACCGATTAATGTTGGCGCGTCGCTATCGAGACTCATGAATGCTGGGATCGGTGCGGGGCTTACGAGAGAAGACCACAAGGCCGTTTCTGATCAGTGCTATGCTGCTTACGCTGAAGGCAGGGATCTTAGGGGTCTGGTGGCAATCGTAGGCAAAGATTCGCTTTCGGAAAGAGATAAGAAATTCCTTGAGTTCGCTGATCTCTTTGAGCGGAGGTTTGTCAGACAGGGAAAGGAGGAAGACAGGGACATAGAGACGACGCTCGAGATCGCATGGGAACTGCTGGCAACGCTTCCAGAATCTCAGCTAACGCGTATTGATAGAAAGTACATCGAGAAGTACCACCCCGCGCACAGAAAGAGTGAGTGA
- a CDS encoding V-type ATP synthase subunit A has product MGKVGEIYRVAGPVVTATGISPRMYDVALVGEEKLMGEVIKIYGNKTVIQVYEDTSGLRPGEKVWDTGQPLVAELGPGLLGSVYDGIQRPLPVLMKTMGDFIKRGVAAHGLDLQKKWEFIPLVKEGDSVRAGGVIGKVREGHMDHRIMVPPDVSGNVDWIKEGQFTVEEPVCAVSGKEVTMMQKWPVRVGRPISKKTMPDIPLVTGQRILDTLFPLSKGGAGAIPGGFGTGKTVTQQQLAKWSDADVVVYIGCGERGNEMTEVLVTFPKLEDPKTGKPLMERTVLIANTSNMPVAAREASVYTGMTIAEYYRDMGYDVSLMADSTSRWAEAMREISSRLEEMPGEEGFPAYLAARLSDFYERAGKVETLSGMNGSVTVVGAVSPPGGDLSEPVTQNTLRIVRVFWALDSKLRERRHFPAINWLTSYSLYTTNLDTWFRKNVAEDFPELRAWAMEILQREAELQEIVQLVGSDALPDEQKLTLEIARMIREIFLQQNAYHPVDTYTPLRRQYVFMKTIKRFSDLAKRAVEQDVPVETITELPVRIRLTKSKFEPNVDEELETINKEMDAQFESLGGKT; this is encoded by the coding sequence ATGGGAAAAGTTGGAGAGATTTACAGGGTGGCCGGGCCAGTCGTTACCGCAACAGGTATTTCGCCGAGGATGTACGATGTCGCTCTTGTCGGCGAAGAGAAGCTGATGGGGGAAGTCATCAAAATTTATGGCAATAAAACGGTCATCCAAGTATATGAGGATACTTCGGGACTGCGACCTGGAGAGAAGGTCTGGGATACGGGTCAGCCCCTCGTTGCTGAACTTGGTCCAGGTTTGCTTGGCAGTGTTTACGACGGCATTCAGAGACCGCTGCCCGTGTTGATGAAGACTATGGGGGACTTCATCAAAAGAGGTGTTGCCGCACACGGACTTGATCTCCAGAAAAAGTGGGAATTCATACCCCTTGTGAAAGAAGGCGATAGCGTACGTGCGGGTGGCGTAATCGGAAAGGTACGGGAAGGACATATGGACCACAGAATCATGGTGCCACCAGATGTGTCGGGAAATGTAGATTGGATTAAAGAAGGTCAGTTTACCGTCGAAGAGCCTGTATGCGCGGTTTCAGGGAAGGAAGTAACAATGATGCAAAAATGGCCTGTGAGAGTCGGACGCCCCATATCGAAGAAAACTATGCCAGACATACCTCTCGTAACTGGACAAAGGATATTGGACACGCTTTTCCCGCTGTCGAAGGGCGGTGCTGGTGCGATTCCTGGAGGGTTTGGTACTGGAAAAACAGTGACGCAGCAGCAGCTGGCTAAATGGAGCGATGCCGACGTCGTTGTTTACATAGGGTGCGGAGAGAGGGGAAACGAAATGACGGAGGTGCTAGTGACGTTCCCAAAGCTAGAAGACCCAAAAACAGGGAAACCACTGATGGAAAGAACCGTACTGATCGCAAATACATCCAACATGCCAGTAGCAGCAAGGGAAGCGTCCGTGTATACAGGCATGACCATTGCAGAATACTACCGCGATATGGGTTATGACGTCTCGCTGATGGCCGACTCCACTTCCAGATGGGCGGAGGCCATGAGGGAGATTTCCTCTAGACTTGAAGAAATGCCTGGAGAGGAGGGATTCCCAGCTTATCTGGCGGCAAGGCTCTCGGACTTTTACGAGCGTGCTGGAAAGGTAGAGACTCTCTCTGGCATGAACGGCTCTGTCACAGTCGTAGGTGCTGTATCTCCACCAGGCGGTGACCTGAGCGAACCGGTGACCCAAAACACGCTCAGAATCGTGAGGGTCTTTTGGGCACTTGACTCCAAACTAAGAGAGCGCAGGCATTTCCCTGCGATTAACTGGCTTACGTCTTATTCTCTTTACACAACGAACCTCGATACTTGGTTTAGAAAGAATGTCGCTGAAGATTTCCCTGAATTGAGGGCATGGGCCATGGAAATCCTCCAGAGGGAAGCTGAATTGCAGGAGATCGTCCAGCTTGTTGGGTCAGATGCGCTTCCGGATGAGCAGAAGCTCACCCTTGAAATCGCTCGTATGATCAGAGAGATCTTCCTCCAGCAAAATGCGTATCATCCTGTCGACACTTACACGCCGCTTAGGCGACAGTACGTTTTCATGAAGACTATCAAGAGGTTTAGCGACCTCGCGAAACGCGCAGTCGAGCAGGACGTTCCTGTTGAAACGATCACAGAACTGCCCGTCAGAATCAGACTTACGAAATCGAAATTCGAGCCAAACGTGGATGAAGAATTGGAAACGATTAACAAGGAAATGGATGCGCAGTTTGAATCACTGGGGGGTAAGACATGA
- a CDS encoding V-type ATP synthase subunit F, with protein MKIAVLGTEEFVLGFRLAGVTCVFRADKLKEFEEKLLELMQDTSIGVLAVDSSMLEKLSVSTRRKALENIAPVVVPVGREEGDLRDKVKRAIGVDLYKTQRD; from the coding sequence ATGAAAATCGCAGTACTCGGAACTGAGGAATTTGTTCTCGGATTCCGCCTTGCGGGCGTTACCTGCGTATTCAGAGCTGACAAACTGAAGGAATTCGAGGAAAAGCTCCTTGAACTTATGCAGGACACCTCAATCGGGGTACTGGCAGTAGATTCATCTATGCTTGAGAAATTGAGCGTGAGTACGAGAAGGAAGGCACTTGAAAATATCGCTCCGGTCGTCGTTCCAGTAGGTCGCGAGGAAGGCGACCTGAGAGATAAAGTTAAACGTGCTATCGGTGTTGACTTATATAAGACTCAGAGGGATTAA